The Onthophagus taurus isolate NC chromosome 6, IU_Otau_3.0, whole genome shotgun sequence region CAGGTGACAGCAAAAAAACAATGTTATGACAGTTATGCATTTCTTCACGTCATATTATTGACAGATCACTAAATAAGTTGCCAacttacaaaagaaaattaaatttgattattttcttataaaaaatttaaaaaaattatggtgGTAAAAGTATCACCTCTGCCCTAAAAAAggttaaatcgattaattacaattaagaTGGTTTGtttattcattttctttattaatttattaaaaattacttgatTTTGATTGAAATTGTCTTAATCGCccaaaatttgtttcttttcttatttcttgaCACAGTTTAACCGATTTAAGCTATATTTATCCCGTCGAGTTGTAAACGACGACGTGAAATTCCTTAGCAGCTTGACCTACATTATCATTAaaagcattaaaaaatatttttagacctcttttaattttcgtttttcttttaagagCATCACAATGCCTCATCAATGGATGGAAGGAAATTTACCCGTTTCAGCGAGTTGTGGTGTTTGTCATAAACCATGTGGATCcgttttaaagtaatttatatagttatatttttatggatttattgttattcttaattttttttttgttatatttagaTTGGTAGGTTGGAGATGTCTCTGGTGTAGAACGACTGTACACGTCGAGTGCAGACCCCATTTACCGAAAGCATGCCCTCTTGGCCCAGCCAGGGTCAGCGTCGTTCCACCGACAGCGCTTCATTCCATTCAAGATGAAGCCTGGGAGTGTGTAAGACCTCAAGCGTCTTCACCACTTCTAGTTTTCGTCAATTCCAAATctggtatatatttttttaaattcaattaagcATTTTAGTTGTCATATCAACAATATATGAATATAAATCCTGGCGCATCCACCATTTCTGATGTTGTAGATAAGTAGATGAAACAGAGTTTTTACATAGTTTTTAGAAATCACCACTTATATATGTTTCATTATGCAACATGAAGGAAACTCATTATACAGAAACGTAACCATTGAGTCACATGATCCactataaattttgttgaagCCTACAAAATTAGCAACAATAGAAGTCTTGAAACCAACAAAAACGGAAAAATGATTACAACTACCTCTTGGTGTTACTACCTCTTCTAAGGAATTATCTATCATTTATACAATGACATATTCCACCATTTTGAACTCAAATAAAATGTGTGGGCGTTATCTAAAATAACACCTACACTATTGCATTCATGACCATTTCCAATACATGTCTGTAAACAACGTCGAAATCAATCATTGAAGTAGGTATCCTCTTCGACATTCCCCGTACTTGTCCCCAAAATACGATATTCGTATCTAGCTATAGACTCGAATGAACCTTGTAATTTCGCCAAGAAATGTACATGATGAATCTTagttatcaaataaattcagTTTGTCATGTTTAtacacaaaatgtcaaaagtggtgtgaagttgaaaatgttCTGCTCGATGAGGTGAAAAGCAATAAATAGGAATAGTTACATTTAGCATGAATGTGAATGTAAAAGTTTAGTGTATACTTTATGTTGTGAATGGCAGTAAAATGAGAtgaatagaaaatatattttttattcaaaattgaaCTTTTGTACGATCCTTTGAAATAAAGCTGTATCCATcgttatatacagggtgtcccgttaagcgtacggagcggctgtatctcaacaacggtaaggcctagaggtttgggaaaaaagtccttataagcaaagtgggcaagagaaatagctggaaattattttgaagttcgtaattcgaccgctaggggtcgtaactgccatagagaaacataaaattcccgctatctcaaaaagttagacgatgagctataactttgacaacatcatttagtagcttggataaaaccgcatcgcttttgttttgcaacattttttatatctgtcataataagggagggagaggccaatgcgttttcaaatgtttacattttaatatctcctggaccattcaaccgatttgaatatttttggtcttgtttgaaagagcatatcatgctcttttaaaagatattttcagtaagaccgcttggtttaaaacaaaaaaactagagggcgttatctgcagcggttacatatttttgtgatttttgaaaaaaagttaaatggaacggtactatttacttcacagaccgttaatcatcataaaatttgctaaatattagtgaaaaccgcatctcgatatctccatccattctcgaattataaaagaaaatgttaaaaattcgtatatcttaatcagatcaagttaccttaggaaacaaataagagagaacaaaaattttattatctagaaccttccttcacactttatccaagcatagaactgcttcaaaactacttttgaggcgtgttgaaaagccaacggatcaatgaaacatcaacaatgataataaaacaaaataaaccaaaacacttagaataacttaaatttttggcaaaaataactcactaatgagcgaaatgccttccataaacctcgatgcatttatttaatctagtttcgacgaaaaaagagcgctgcttaagtctcggccctggacacgtttttactggtatttagtgttttgtcatatttttcctggttattggttttttttgaaaagtcaggtcgtttagtctacccaatagataaagaggtgaaagcaatgtgggttttgctcgaaccaagaatgcatattatgcaagtttacatcagcttgtggacagatgcttcatgcatccatagcatttgtgataaaaggattggatttgcccaaatcatatttaaaagtcaatggtaatagtccaatctgttatcataatcgatatctgttaaggcctgatgtaacaACGTGGTGGCGATATTATTCTtttgagaactcttgtggacaattgttttcggagttcccagattatgtgggatcactttgcgcaccaatatgatttacgaattcatagagatgtctgaatgggctacacgttgccagttttccgtaatcgctacgTCAATCTtgaaaacacttctagagaaaaatttctttctttgtcgtaattgcattgcacatttttgccatacagttgcatcgtattcgaaacattgaaaataaatcatcatacgctctatcatacgcttctgcgttagtaaatgacatgtttacagttaccatggttatgtgatttgtttttctcgatgaggtaactggatcggATTGagggcactcgagtttttaacattttcttctataactcgagaacgggtggcgatatcgagatgcggttttcaccaaaatttagcaaattttaaggtgactaagggtctgtgaagtaaatagtatcgttccatttaacttttctttaaaaatcacaaaaatatgtaatcgctgcagataacgtcctctagctcatttgttttaaagcagacggtcttactgaaaatatctttaaaaagagcataaaatgctctttcaaacaacaccgaaaacattcaaatcgtttgaatggtctaggagatattaaaatgtaaacatgaaaacgcattggcctccccctcccttattatgacagatatgagaaatatcgcaaaacaaaagcgatgcggtattatccaagctattaaatgatgttgtcaaagttatagctcatcgtctaagtttctgagatagcgggaactttatgtttctcaatggcagttacgccccctagcggtcgaattacgaacttcaaaataatttccagctatttctcttagTCACTTtacttataaggatttttttcccaaacctctaggccttaccgttctagagatacagccgctccgtacgcttaacgggacaccctgtatacaaaGTTAACATAGTATTTAAACGAGACGTTACATTCAGTAAACTTCTTTACTCataaatatctattaattCATATTTGAACAGCTTTATATCATCCAACACACGTAAACAAAAGTATTATTCTATAGAGAATTGTTTTCCTGAAATTTCTGGTAAATATTTAACAGAGTTCACACCATGCTGGGTGttcatcaaatatttactGTTAGTTTTTGCTGTTCCTTTGGGTTTGAACAGTATTTCAATTTATCCAACTTCACTTTATTCAGTTTAAAAcccataaaaaatttaaaaattcgttttaggTGATAATCAAGGTGTAAAATTCCTGCGCCGATTCAAACAATTATTGAATCCAGCTCAGGTTTTCGACCTGATAACAACGGGACCCAGGGTTGGCCTAAGGCTTTTCCGTCACTTCGATCCATTCCGCATCTTAGTTTGTAGTGGGGACGGATCCGTGGGATGGGTTCTTTCCGAAATCGATAAATTGGACATGCACGTAAGTATGCGATCGtaaatatttacttaaaaaaaaattaggtcacattaataaattaaaaaattctttttaacagAAGCAATGTCAGTTAGCAGTACTTCCATTGGGCACAGGAAATGATTTAGCTAGAGTATTAGGTTGGGGATCTTCATGCGATGACGATACTCATTTACCACAACttttagaaaaatacgaaagagcaagtacaaaaattttagatcGTTGGAGTATAATGATTCACGAGCGAACGATAGCGATGCCAAAATTATCTTTGGTTCCGGGTGTAAGCGAAGAATTACACAGTCAAATGTCTGAATACGAAACGAATCTAGTCGATCATTTGCATAAAATTCTCCAATCGGATGAAACATCGGTCGTTTTATCATCCGCTAAGAGGTTGTGCGAAATCGTAAAAGAGTTTGCATCTCAAGTATCCGAAAGTTCATTGATACGCGGCGACGAGCaattaagtaaaaaatgtgatattttacaacaaaaattagatttactCCTCCAAACGTTGACCAGCGAACAAATAGACGCCACCAAAATCGAATTTGGCGACGATGAGGACTCGATAACGAAATCAAACCAAAAGGAGGACACCGAGAGCGAGATATCTTACGACTCCAAATTGAAAACTGAAAAGGACCTTAGCAACTTTAACTTTAGAAAGCATCGAAGAACATCGCGTTTCATGGAGAGGGAAAAGGACGCGCTGATTATGCGAGCGAATAGTTTAAAAAGGGCCATTAGAAGTCTGGTGGAACACACGGAGAAAGCCGTCGACGCTCAGAATCGATTAAAAAACGATGAAACTTCGATTAAAATCACTTTAGATAGTATGGAAAAAGAACATCAAAAAATGGACTCCTTGAAAGTTCTTTCAACAATCGATTCAGCATCTATTTCAGATGTTAGTTCAACCACAAGTAATAGTTCCATTTTGACAACACGATTAGTTAATATATCTCCTATACCAGATGTTAGAAGAGAATCAACATGCGAAGATTGCCCCGATTTTCTTAATGTACCTGCACCACCCGATTTTGCTGATAGTCGAAGACCTAGTCAAATACATTCAATGTGAGTAATTACAATTACAGTAAAAACTCGATAAACctcaacaataattaatataatctcaaaaatatcaatttattgTAACATCTAatggagatagaaaaaaaattattaacaaaatcgattttaaatcagattcgaaacaatttttatttgaaacaattttcgattaaaacaattttttgaatcgATGTACCGGCTCGTACAAAAgtaatttcataattaaattatttctgatCTGTATTTCTGAAAATTATTCATATTACGGACACTCCCTATATAAAttcgttaaattaaattaaatcaataaatttttacagaTCCGATACCAATAAAACTGATACCGAAAAGATTCTCATCGAAACTTGTAATACATTACAATCAATTCAAAAAGATGAAACAACAGGCAACGAACGAATTATATCGATAACGGTCCACGCGACAGATAATCAAGAATTAATAGAAGAGCCGGATAAACGACGTTATTCGAAAGGGATACGAAAAGAAGAAGTTGAAATAGACGTTgttattgaagaagaagaaaaaaataatggcGACGAAGATGAAAAAGAATGTAGCAGTATTATTTCGGCGATATCAAACGAAGAAATCAGCATAGTTTCGGAAGTAGCTGGTGATCAAAAATCGTTTTGTCCTCGAAAAAATAGTGATGGTGAAGATGTGAATGGTCATATTGGGCACATTGATTCCCCGGAAACCGATACTTATCCAAATTCGGATGCTTTACAAGGATGCGAATCCTTAATGGATGATATTAGTTCAATGTTGGGAAATGATCTATGCGGATATGACAGCATGGAAAATACATACACCGACGATACCACTTTATTTCATAGCGAATTTAGTGAGAGTAAAATGGGAAAAGAACGAAGGAAGAGTATGAAAAGGGATTCTTTAGAACGAAAAAGACGATGTTCCAGGAGTAACATTGAAAACGATGAGACCACCCAATACGGCTTTGAAAACAGAGTTTTTATGTCAGTTCAAAATGTAGATCAGCCGAAATATTGTAGTTTAGCCCAATTTGTTGAAGGCAACGATATAGCTAGAAGATCCTTCAAAAGAGGCCGACAATCCAAGTTACAAAAAGTTACAACTGAATCGACGTTACATCGACAAAACACATTAACTGAAGAGAGCGAGGGTAGTTTAAACGGGTCGCAAATAAGTTTAAACGAGAAAAAATGCGAGGAAAAAGatgattttcatcaatttcctCAAGTTTGCGTCATCGTTGAACCACCTTCGCCGGATTTAAACGAAACTATTCGCCAGGAACGAATGGATAAGATTAGCATAGAAATAGAAATAGAAGATACACCTTTCAGGAAAAATGTGCAACTATCAACGAGCGATATGACCAGTAACAATAGTAGTAACTCGAATCTCTTGGGAATTGACAACGAACATTTTTTGAGTTGCTCGCCGGCGGCAACCAGAAGAATTTCCTGTTGTAGTATGTTAAACGCTAACGAAGCTGCCATGGTTGCTGCTGCAGCAGCGGCCTCAGCGAGAGAGAAAAAGGAAGATAAAGAGGGTATtaaggaaaaagaaaagaagaaattgccgATTATTAATCCTTTAGTACGACTTCCAAGTTGGCCAAGTATGtgtctaaattaaattctttctaAAGGGTGATTTGTGGGAATCTAtaatacagtgaatttcacttaagatgcaatatacagggtgtcccgttaagcgtacggagcggctgtatctctagaacggtaaggcctagagatttgggaaaaaaatccttataagcaaagtgaccaagagaaatagctggaaattattttaaagttcgTAATTCTAcagctagggggcgtaactgccattgagaaacataaagcatcacttttgttttgcgatatttctcatatctgtcataataagggagggggaggccaatgcgttttcatatgtttacattttaatatctcctagaccattcaaccgatttgaatattttcggtgttgtttgaaagagcattctatgctctttttaaagatattttcagtaagaccgtctactttaaaacaaatgagctagaggacgttatctgcagcgattacatatttttgtgatgtttgaagaaaagttaaatggaacgatactatttacttcacagacccttagtcaccttaaaatttgctaaattttagtgaaaaccgcatctcgatatcgccacccgttctcgagttatagaagaaaatgttaaaaattcgagtgccatcaatcggatccagttacctcatcaagaaaaacaaatcacataaccatggtaactgtaaacatgtcatttactaacgcagaagcgtatgatagagcgtatgatgatttattttcaatgtttcgaatacgatgcaactgcatggcaaaaatgtgcaatgcaattacgacaaagaaagacatttttctctagaagtgtttttaagattgacttagcgattacggaaaactggcaacgtgtagcccattcagacatctctatgaattcgtaaatcacattggtgcgcaatgtgatcccacataatctgggaactccgaaaacaattgtccacaagagttctcaagagaataatatctccaccacgttgttttacatcaggccttaacagataccgattatgataatagactgaactattaccattgacttttaaatattatttgggcaaatccaaatcttttatcacaaatgctatggatgcatgaagcatctgtccacaagctgatgtaaacttgcataatatgcattcttggttcgagcaaaacccacattgctttcacccctttatctattgggtagactaaacgacctgacttttcaagaaaaaccaataaccaggaaaaatatgacaaaacactaaataccagtagaaacgtgtccagggccgagacttaagcagcgcttttttttcgtcgaaactagattaaataaatgcatcgagggttatggaaggcatttcgcacattagtgagttatttttgccaaaaatttaagttattctaagtgttttggtttattttgttttattatcattgttgatgtttcattgatccgttggcttttcaacacgcctcaaaagtagttttgaagcagttctaagcttggataaagtgtgaaggaaggttctagataataaaatttttgttctctcttatttgtttcctaaggtaacttgatccgattaagatatacgaatttttaacattttcttttataattcgtgaatggatggagatatcgagatgcggttttcactaatatttagcaaattttatggtgattaacggtctgtgaagtaaatagtaccgttccatttaactttttttcaaaaatcactaaaatatgtaaccgctgcagattacgccctctagcttatttgttttaaaccaagcgggcttactaaaaatatcttttaaaagagcatgaaatgctctttcaaacaagaccaaaaatattcaaatcgattgaatggtccaggagatattaaaatgtaaacatttgaaaacgcattggttCCCTTATTATGagagatatgagaaatatcgcaaaacaaaagcgatgcggtattatccaagctattaaatgatgttgtcaacgttatagctcatcgtctaactttctgagatagcgggaattttatgtttctctatggcagttacgctccctagcggtcgaattacgaacttcaaaataatttccagctatttctcttgcccactttgcttataaggatttttttcccaaacctctaggccttaccgttattgagatacagccgctccgtacgcttaacgggacaccctgtacaaaaatatatttcacataaaatgcaacatctcaatataatttaacattacaGTAATACCTCGacataacggattaatacggggaagaCAGTGTCCGTTATAACCGTTTTAGCTGTGCGCCTCTCAAGACgtctaaacctgaatgtttctagttctaggtctaatgttagttctagtgacagtgataggtagcgctagttagcactatcattataactaacacaagacctagaactaaaatcatccgggtttagccgtcttgagagacgtgcggctaaatccgaatgtttctagttctaggtcaagtgttagttctagttttgcaccagcactatcactagaactaacacaagacctagaactagaatcattcgggtttaaccgtcttgagaggcgcacggctaaacccgtgCAAAAAGCtaaacttttcctttgtaAAACTATCTAATGCCTGTACTACATATTAAgctatgttacattttatgtgggaccaTAATAATTTCGTAAcaatggttactgcattcaaaTATTgcaagttatatgaaattcccggtaaatataagattttattataatatcaaaatttatgatcaATCTACCATTTGATgatgtacttaaaaaaatttttttgtaattcgctacgataatggaagctataacagtactcaaacgggtgctgtaatgagactccttacagcatccgatgctgcaatgagattttagtaacattaaatggaaccagttcaagttggtgacattgggtcattaatttttctagttgtcaatgtgacaatttttgtctatggatgtttaaacacgttcttagcatcgaatacaaggtccacaatgatgaggacattgactctgagcaatttctcttattttgggaggtgtacatcaaacatttttttcaggtgaatatattttgtgttttgacagtttctaattgtcaattcaaattttctattttcaagtgttccggtgttaccaactgctacatacctattt contains the following coding sequences:
- the LOC111419771 gene encoding diacylglycerol kinase eta isoform X4, whose translation is MEEWVSALHNASKRRYYENDQPDCLSGCHHWYATSHARPTYCNVCRDALHGVTSHGLSCEVCKCKVHKRCAAKAINNCKWTTLSSVGNEIIEDPDGSITMPHQWMEGNLPVSASCGVCHKPCGSVLKLVGWRCLWCRTTVHVECRPHLPKACPLGPARVSVVPPTALHSIQDEAWECVRPQASSPLLVFVNSKSGDNQGVKFLRRFKQLLNPAQVFDLITTGPRVGLRLFRHFDPFRILVCSGDGSVGWVLSEIDKLDMHKQCQLAVLPLGTGNDLARVLGWGSSCDDDTHLPQLLEKYERASTKILDRWSIMIHERTIAMPKLSLVPGVSEELHSQMSEYETNLVDHLHKILQSDETSVVLSSAKRLCEIVKEFASQVSESSLIRGDEQLSKKCDILQQKLDLLLQTLTSEQIDATKIEFGDDEDSITKSNQKEDTESEISYDSKLKTEKDLSNFNFRKHRRTSRFMEREKDALIMRANSLKRAIRSLVEHTEKAVDAQNRLKNDETSIKITLDSMEKEHQKMDSLKVLSTIDSASISDVSSTTSNSSILTTRLVNISPIPDVRRESTCEDCPDFLNVPAPPDFADSRRPSQIHSISDTNKTDTEKILIETCNTLQSIQKDETTGNERIISITVHATDNQELIEEPDKRRYSKGIRKEEVEIDVVIEEEEKNNGDEDEKECSSIISAISNEEISIVSEVAGDQKSFCPRKNSDGEDVNGHIGHIDSPETDTYPNSDALQGCESLMDDISSMLGNDLCGYDSMENTYTDDTTLFHSEFSESKMGKERRKSMKRDSLERKRRCSRSNIENDETTQYGFENRVFMSVQNVDQPKYCSLAQFVEGNDIARRSFKRGRQSKLQKVTTESTLHRQNTLTEESEGSLNGSQISLNEKKCEEKDDFHQFPQVCVIVEPPSPDLNETIRQERMDKISIEIEIEDTPFRKNVQLSTSDMTSNNSSNSNLLGIDNEHFLSCSPAATRRISCCSMLNANEAAMVAAAAAASAREKKEDKEGIKEKEKKKLPIINPLVRLPSWPNVNSGAGFISKCLLANADTLCAAVSPLIDPEETLMEGFFERCVMNNYFGIGIDAKISLDFHHKREEHPEKCRSRAKNYMWYGVLGSKQWFVKSYKNLDQRVQLECDGQRIPLPSLQGIVILNIPSFMGGTNFWGGTKEDEIFLAPSMDDKILEVVAVFGSVQMAASRLINLSHHRIAQCQSVQINILGDEGVPVQVDGEAWVQTPGNIRIIHKNRMQVLCRNKALETSLKIWEEKQRAAIGTPCKRGSLSHDRGRSSLTRQSMPAAPEKSFLGVNIEKIRQHSFSGHIPVHERSPPTVSFVEKPIPSNEPEILFTDEEHYLLINFIECSTTLVKWIKLLAISHNLEVDLYTLATKTDQALEDIHPNGKLLAGPRLRIEFTKLVGIVRHLYEETCELLHVRGERLRLREDLENKLSASLTNMELELRKCVMYDTASGSLAFLQHIPEHHQKRRSIFGLKFRSKSVSGPQQTPNSKSARDVDSWGTMEVATWLETLQLSEYVDSFIKNDIRGRELLTLARRDLKEIGVTKVGHIKRILQAIKDLTQGG